The following are from one region of the Corynebacterium hindlerae genome:
- a CDS encoding type II restriction-modification system restriction endonuclease has product MSDADVSLPEMTIDLFREAAGDFADTLKDLPFPELYGSSDGKAVGTRIEAMFKAFLERRYSVTTGNAAKGLDFPTINTDLKVTSLRQPQSSCPFKDAKQKIYGLGYNLMIIVYTKNDDIEQQASFFTIHNVIFVDKSRTADYTLTRQLREIIDNAEDPELAVEDIDAILQDKNVPLDETSRYQLAQQIVIDPPEQGYLTISNALQWRLQYKRVIDVATKKIVDEVLDLKHGE; this is encoded by the coding sequence ATGTCTGACGCTGATGTATCACTTCCAGAAATGACCATTGACTTGTTCCGAGAAGCCGCAGGAGACTTTGCCGACACTCTCAAAGACCTCCCATTTCCAGAGCTCTACGGCTCCTCCGACGGCAAGGCAGTAGGCACTCGAATCGAGGCAATGTTCAAAGCATTTCTGGAAAGGCGCTACAGTGTGACCACCGGCAATGCAGCAAAGGGTCTTGACTTCCCAACAATTAACACCGACCTCAAGGTCACCTCACTGCGACAGCCACAATCCAGCTGTCCATTCAAAGACGCCAAGCAGAAGATCTACGGACTCGGCTACAACCTCATGATCATCGTCTACACCAAGAACGATGACATCGAACAGCAAGCATCGTTCTTCACCATTCACAACGTGATCTTCGTAGACAAGTCCCGCACAGCCGACTACACCCTGACACGCCAGCTGCGCGAGATCATCGATAATGCCGAAGACCCAGAACTGGCAGTTGAAGACATTGACGCAATTCTGCAGGACAAGAATGTCCCTCTGGACGAAACATCTCGCTACCAGCTAGCACAGCAAATCGTCATCGACCCTCCAGAACAGGGCTATCTCACCATCTCCAACGCTTTGCAGTGGCGACTACAGTACAAACGAGTCATTGATGTAGCGACCAAGAAGATCGTTGACGAGGTACTGGATCTTAAGCATGGCGAATAA
- a CDS encoding DUF1906 domain-containing protein: protein MSQHLSRRAFLQATLKASALAAAAPIALGGVVKLPQAHALGAPIGTVIDYSAGVPNAKDVKAKGHLGAVRYVSERRPGAEWMKGKPVRKEEATAYADAGLEVASVYQFGRAETADWLQGAAGAATHAPKAISLHSAAGGPAGRPIYVAIDDNPTRAQYDGQIRPYLTAFKTALAAANLKLGVYGNYNVIEWASKDGLGEYFWMHDWGSEGRIHPLTTIHQKAGLKDTIDGIEVDINNVYAHDWGQWKPGYGPAAANPLSYLLPADIPLPSQQQLNDAVQLINKAQGLSH from the coding sequence ATGTCTCAGCATTTGTCCCGTCGCGCTTTCCTGCAAGCAACTCTCAAGGCTTCCGCCCTTGCGGCGGCCGCCCCGATTGCGTTAGGGGGCGTCGTTAAGCTGCCTCAGGCGCATGCCCTGGGCGCACCGATCGGCACCGTGATTGACTACTCCGCTGGCGTGCCGAACGCGAAGGACGTGAAGGCGAAGGGGCACCTCGGCGCGGTGCGCTACGTGTCGGAGCGTCGCCCTGGCGCCGAGTGGATGAAGGGCAAGCCGGTTCGTAAAGAGGAAGCCACGGCGTATGCCGACGCCGGGCTGGAAGTCGCGTCTGTGTACCAGTTCGGTCGCGCCGAGACCGCCGATTGGCTCCAGGGCGCTGCCGGCGCCGCAACGCACGCCCCCAAGGCCATCTCCCTACACTCCGCCGCCGGCGGCCCCGCTGGTCGCCCGATCTATGTCGCCATCGACGACAACCCCACCCGCGCCCAGTACGACGGCCAAATCCGCCCCTACCTCACCGCCTTCAAAACCGCACTGGCCGCCGCGAACCTCAAGCTAGGCGTATACGGCAACTACAACGTCATTGAGTGGGCCTCCAAGGACGGGCTCGGCGAGTACTTCTGGATGCACGACTGGGGCTCCGAGGGGCGCATCCACCCACTCACCACCATCCACCAAAAGGCCGGCCTGAAAGACACGATCGATGGCATCGAGGTGGATATCAACAACGTCTACGCCCACGACTGGGGTCAGTGGAAGCCGGGCTACGGACCCGCAGCAGCCAACCCGCTCTCTTACCTGCTTCCCGCCGACATTCCACTGCCGAGCCAGCAGCAGCTTAACGACGCCGTCCAGCTCATCAACAAAGCCCAGGGATTATCGCATTAA
- a CDS encoding solute symporter family protein — MNTTAILAAEGNTGNPILNISVFIIFIVVTMGIVMRAGKKTSEASDFYTGGASFSGTQNGLAIAGDYLSAASFLGIVGAIALTGYDGFLYSIGFFVAWLVALLLVAEPLRNVGKFTMADVLSFRLRQKPVRLAAAMGTLFVSLFYLIAQMAGAGSLVAVLLDLHGKTEQAIVVAVVGVIMIAYVLIGGMKGTTYVQMIKAVLLVGTVVIMTALVFFAVKGGLSELFSKAVQAHNGNEALLKPGMKYGKTEISKLDFVSLGLALVLGTAGLPHVLMRFYTVPTAKEARKSVTWAIILIGSFYLMTLVLGYGAAALVGPDVIKKAPGGANAAAPLLALELGGSFFMAIISAIAFATVLAVVAGLAITASASVAHDVYHSIIRNGQSTEEEQVRVSRITVVVIGVAAIILGILAMSQNVAFLVALAFAIAASANLPTILYSLYWKKFNTTGAVVGIYAGLVSALVLIIFSPAVSGSATSMFPDANFAWFPLANPGIVSIPMGFLGGIVGSLLGKPDNLDDLQAEMEVRSLTGVGVEAPVDH; from the coding sequence ATGAATACCACTGCGATCCTTGCCGCCGAAGGTAATACCGGCAACCCAATCCTTAATATCTCCGTCTTCATCATCTTTATCGTGGTCACCATGGGTATCGTGATGCGCGCAGGTAAGAAGACCTCCGAGGCATCCGACTTCTACACCGGTGGTGCGTCCTTTAGCGGTACCCAGAATGGTCTGGCTATCGCGGGGGACTACCTCTCGGCCGCGTCCTTCCTCGGTATCGTCGGCGCGATCGCGCTGACGGGTTACGACGGATTCCTTTACTCCATCGGATTCTTCGTCGCGTGGCTGGTGGCGCTGCTGCTGGTGGCAGAGCCACTGCGTAACGTGGGTAAGTTCACCATGGCGGACGTGCTGTCCTTCCGCTTGCGTCAGAAGCCAGTGCGTCTGGCCGCGGCGATGGGCACATTGTTCGTGTCCCTGTTCTACCTGATTGCCCAGATGGCAGGCGCGGGCTCGCTGGTGGCCGTGCTGCTGGACCTGCATGGTAAGACCGAGCAGGCCATCGTCGTGGCGGTCGTGGGCGTCATCATGATTGCCTACGTGCTGATCGGTGGTATGAAGGGCACCACTTACGTCCAGATGATTAAGGCTGTGTTGCTGGTCGGTACTGTCGTGATCATGACCGCACTCGTGTTCTTCGCAGTCAAGGGTGGTCTGTCTGAGCTGTTCTCCAAGGCTGTGCAGGCTCACAACGGCAATGAGGCGCTGCTCAAGCCGGGCATGAAGTACGGCAAGACGGAGATTTCCAAGCTTGACTTCGTCTCCCTGGGCCTCGCCCTGGTGCTCGGTACCGCGGGTCTGCCACACGTTCTGATGCGTTTCTACACCGTGCCTACCGCTAAGGAAGCACGTAAGTCTGTGACCTGGGCAATTATCCTCATCGGTTCCTTCTACCTGATGACCCTGGTCCTCGGATACGGCGCAGCCGCCCTGGTTGGTCCGGACGTCATTAAGAAGGCTCCTGGTGGTGCGAACGCAGCAGCTCCATTGCTGGCACTGGAACTCGGCGGTTCCTTCTTCATGGCCATCATTTCCGCAATCGCCTTCGCTACAGTTCTTGCTGTGGTGGCTGGCCTGGCAATTACCGCCTCTGCTTCCGTTGCGCACGACGTCTACCACTCCATCATCCGTAACGGTCAGTCCACGGAAGAGGAGCAGGTCCGCGTCTCCCGCATCACCGTGGTGGTGATCGGTGTCGCTGCAATCATCCTCGGCATCCTGGCGATGAGCCAGAACGTGGCCTTCCTGGTGGCGCTGGCGTTCGCTATCGCAGCATCCGCTAACCTGCCTACCATCCTGTACTCCCTGTACTGGAAGAAGTTCAACACCACCGGTGCTGTGGTCGGTATCTACGCCGGCCTGGTGTCCGCCCTGGTCCTGATCATCTTCTCCCCAGCGGTGTCCGGTAGCGCGACCTCGATGTTCCCAGATGCGAACTTCGCTTGGTTCCCACTGGCGAACCCAGGCATCGTCTCCATCCCGATGGGCTTCCTCGGTGGTATTGTCGGCAGCCTGCTGGGTAAGCCAGACAACCTCGATGACCTGCAGGCCGAGATGGAAGTTCGTTCCCTCACCGGTGTTGGCGTGGAGGCTCCGGTCGACCACTAA
- a CDS encoding DUF485 domain-containing protein, protein MSTGTHAPLTRREPTAAEFRAMQTSQQFKELRSTFRNFTFPMSVAFFVWFIGYVLVATYMPEAMATKVVGEVNLGIILGLLQFVTTFLITWIYIKYANKNIEPRAAAIRQEMEG, encoded by the coding sequence ATGAGCACTGGTACACACGCCCCGCTCACGCGTCGTGAGCCTACGGCCGCGGAATTTCGCGCGATGCAGACGAGCCAACAGTTTAAGGAACTGCGCTCCACTTTCCGCAACTTTACCTTCCCTATGTCGGTGGCCTTCTTCGTGTGGTTTATCGGCTACGTATTGGTAGCTACCTACATGCCGGAAGCAATGGCAACCAAGGTGGTGGGTGAGGTTAACCTCGGCATCATTTTGGGTCTGCTCCAGTTTGTGACCACATTCTTGATCACCTGGATTTACATCAAGTATGCCAACAAGAACATTGAGCCGCGCGCTGCCGCGATTCGCCAAGAAATGGAAGGGTAG
- a CDS encoding HAD-IC family P-type ATPase has protein sequence MSFVTSENGLTSAEVAQRREQGAVNHVVRKTGRTVSEIVRSNVFTRINAILAILFAIVMVTGSWINGAFGLLIIANSSIGIIQELRAKRTLDRLTILGESKPRVLRDGTTTEISQSDIVLDDLIEVGSGEQILVDGVVKQANELKVDESMLSGESDPVRKKAGDEVLSGSFVVAGDGTFQATRIGEDSYAAKLVAEAGEFRLTDSELQKGIDKILKIIGWLLIPTGALTIWTQLWRTGAPVKEAILAMVAALVPMVPEGLVLMTSIAFAVGVVRLGRRKALVNELTAIESLARVDTVCVDKTGTLTENRMELLKIQPLGETDVQPVLRAMVAADKHPNDTMQAIAAGLDDGETPQLVRVEPFDSARKWSGVDLGERGKWVLGAPEVLCDEDAVLHAVAGQLDQGLRVLLVAQVAEFRDRPTPQAMVILQQKLRPDARETLEYFAHEDVTVKVISGDNAVSVSAVARQVGIEGEAMDARDLTSDTMGEQVAKARIFGRVKPDQKRAMVVAMQAEGHTVAMTGDGVNDVLALKAADIGVAMGAGAPASRSVAQVVLLDNTFATLPHVVAEGRRVIGNIERVANLFLTKTIYSVVVAFVLGVAGLTYPFQPIHVTMIGWFTIGIPAFVLSLAPNTERARPGFVRRVLWLAIPFGVLIALFTMGFWFAHYPAEFGGVEHRQVATATLAVLLIMAMWVLGVVARPWRWWKVLLIGAGVLGYVVIFSVPVLQRWLLLDSANVPLLIDAILTGLVGAAAIEGTRWLSRWVDNRRR, from the coding sequence ATGAGTTTTGTGACCTCCGAAAACGGTTTGACCAGCGCAGAAGTAGCTCAGCGACGCGAACAAGGCGCAGTCAATCACGTGGTACGCAAAACGGGGCGCACAGTCAGTGAGATTGTGCGCTCTAATGTGTTCACCCGCATCAATGCCATCCTGGCGATCCTCTTCGCCATCGTGATGGTCACCGGAAGTTGGATCAACGGCGCATTCGGACTGTTGATCATCGCGAACTCCAGCATCGGCATCATCCAAGAGCTCCGCGCGAAACGCACCCTCGACCGCTTGACCATTTTGGGGGAAAGCAAGCCGCGCGTGCTTCGCGACGGCACCACCACAGAAATCTCACAGAGCGACATTGTGCTCGACGACCTTATCGAGGTCGGCTCGGGGGAGCAGATTTTGGTGGACGGCGTCGTTAAGCAGGCTAACGAGCTGAAAGTGGACGAATCGATGCTCAGCGGAGAATCGGACCCGGTGCGGAAGAAGGCTGGCGACGAGGTTCTTTCCGGGTCGTTCGTTGTCGCTGGTGATGGCACGTTTCAGGCGACGCGGATCGGGGAAGATTCCTATGCTGCGAAGCTGGTCGCAGAGGCGGGGGAGTTTCGGCTTACGGATTCGGAGCTGCAAAAGGGCATCGACAAGATCCTGAAAATCATTGGATGGCTGCTGATTCCCACGGGCGCGCTGACAATCTGGACTCAGCTGTGGCGCACGGGCGCACCGGTGAAGGAAGCGATCCTGGCGATGGTTGCGGCGCTCGTACCCATGGTCCCGGAGGGGCTGGTCCTCATGACGTCGATTGCGTTTGCCGTGGGTGTGGTCCGGCTGGGACGTCGGAAAGCGCTGGTCAACGAGCTAACTGCGATTGAGTCCTTGGCGCGCGTGGACACCGTCTGCGTGGATAAGACGGGCACGCTGACGGAAAATCGGATGGAGCTGCTGAAGATTCAGCCGTTGGGGGAGACGGATGTGCAGCCCGTACTACGCGCGATGGTGGCGGCGGATAAGCACCCGAACGACACAATGCAGGCCATCGCTGCGGGCCTGGATGACGGAGAAACTCCGCAGCTGGTGCGGGTGGAGCCCTTTGATTCCGCCCGGAAATGGTCCGGCGTGGACCTGGGGGAGCGCGGCAAATGGGTGTTGGGCGCGCCCGAGGTGCTGTGCGATGAGGACGCGGTGCTCCATGCGGTGGCTGGCCAGCTAGACCAGGGGCTGCGGGTGCTGCTCGTGGCGCAGGTCGCTGAGTTCAGGGATCGGCCGACACCGCAGGCCATGGTGATTTTGCAGCAGAAACTACGCCCGGACGCTCGGGAGACTCTGGAGTACTTTGCTCACGAAGACGTCACGGTGAAGGTGATTTCGGGTGACAACGCGGTGTCGGTGTCGGCTGTGGCGCGTCAGGTGGGGATCGAAGGGGAAGCCATGGACGCTCGCGACCTCACCTCGGACACCATGGGGGAGCAGGTGGCGAAGGCACGGATTTTTGGTCGGGTGAAGCCGGATCAAAAGCGCGCCATGGTGGTAGCGATGCAGGCGGAGGGCCACACGGTGGCGATGACCGGCGATGGCGTCAATGACGTGTTGGCGCTCAAGGCCGCCGATATTGGCGTGGCAATGGGGGCGGGAGCTCCGGCAAGTAGGTCGGTGGCGCAGGTGGTGCTGCTGGACAACACCTTTGCGACGCTCCCGCACGTCGTTGCGGAGGGCCGCCGAGTGATCGGGAACATTGAGCGGGTAGCTAACCTGTTTTTGACCAAGACAATCTACTCTGTGGTGGTTGCGTTTGTGCTGGGTGTGGCGGGACTTACGTATCCCTTCCAGCCGATTCACGTGACCATGATTGGCTGGTTCACGATCGGAATTCCGGCGTTCGTGCTCTCGCTTGCACCGAATACGGAGCGTGCGCGTCCAGGGTTTGTGCGGCGCGTGTTGTGGCTGGCGATTCCGTTTGGTGTGCTGATTGCGCTGTTCACCATGGGTTTTTGGTTCGCGCACTATCCGGCGGAGTTTGGGGGAGTGGAGCATCGTCAGGTGGCGACGGCGACGCTAGCCGTGCTGCTCATCATGGCGATGTGGGTGCTCGGCGTGGTCGCGCGGCCGTGGCGCTGGTGGAAGGTGCTTCTCATCGGGGCGGGCGTTTTGGGGTATGTGGTGATTTTTTCGGTGCCGGTGCTTCAGCGGTGGTTGCTGTTGGACTCTGCTAACGTGCCACTGCTTATCGACGCCATCCTCACGGGCCTCGTGGGCGCGGCAGCGATCGAGGGGACTCGATGGCTGTCTCGGTGGGTGGACAATCGGCGTCGCTAG
- a CDS encoding enoyl-CoA hydratase, translating into MSHLNSAIDEKVLVLTIDRDEKRNALNTELCMDIAELVGEITLDNEAPIRAVLIRGEGRAFCAGADLGKEDGGVYGGGFLTSLQHMLTSIMNCPVPVIADIQGPAVGAGVQLSLACDLRVVGEKAWFQVPPAKLGFALDNWTIRRCVQLLGGSVTRGVLLAAQKMDAHEAHNVGFVHLLGDADAALEYAHEVSRNAPLSMKHLKNVLNDEGFGFDLSPMQQQDYEAAWNSEDAKEARQARSEKRAPEFKAR; encoded by the coding sequence ATGTCACACCTGAACAGCGCGATTGATGAGAAGGTCTTGGTCCTGACGATTGATCGCGATGAAAAGCGGAACGCACTCAACACCGAACTGTGCATGGATATCGCAGAATTAGTGGGTGAAATCACCCTGGACAATGAAGCGCCGATCCGCGCCGTACTCATTCGGGGTGAGGGCAGGGCCTTTTGCGCCGGGGCTGACCTCGGTAAGGAAGACGGGGGCGTCTACGGTGGTGGCTTCCTCACCAGCCTGCAGCACATGCTCACTTCCATCATGAACTGCCCAGTCCCGGTCATCGCGGATATTCAGGGACCGGCCGTCGGCGCCGGCGTGCAGCTTAGCCTCGCCTGTGACCTGCGGGTGGTGGGAGAAAAGGCCTGGTTCCAGGTGCCACCGGCGAAACTTGGGTTTGCCCTGGACAACTGGACTATTCGTCGTTGCGTGCAGCTGCTGGGTGGCTCAGTCACCCGTGGGGTGTTGCTGGCGGCGCAGAAAATGGATGCGCACGAAGCTCACAATGTTGGGTTTGTGCATCTGTTGGGGGACGCCGATGCTGCGCTCGAATACGCACACGAGGTGTCTCGAAACGCTCCACTATCCATGAAGCACCTGAAGAACGTCCTCAATGATGAAGGCTTCGGCTTTGACCTGTCGCCAATGCAACAACAGGACTATGAAGCGGCCTGGAACAGCGAAGATGCTAAAGAAGCGCGCCAGGCCCGCAGCGAAAAGCGAGCACCTGAGTTTAAGGCTCGCTAA
- a CDS encoding aldo/keto reductase gives MTDTTYNPMIVFRDGTEFPQVGFGTWQLSPEDAERCVRRAIEVGYRHIDTAAIYQNEEAVGKAIRDAIAAGDVTRDEIFVTSKLWHNQQGEDTATGFHQTLERLGLDYLDLYLIHWPWASADRYAQSFENMAKIQGMGTVQSIGVSNFYPQVLDDLIERTGVVPVCNQIELHPGFSQQELREYHSKHKIVTSAWSPLGSGKIIDLPEVTDIATETGKTNAQVILRWNLQLGNMVLPRSSNDERIAENFEIFDFELSPAQMAVLSDLDRSEEHGRLGAAPMTFPEPLEENN, from the coding sequence ATGACAGACACCACCTATAACCCCATGATTGTTTTCCGCGACGGCACAGAATTCCCGCAAGTGGGATTTGGAACCTGGCAACTTTCACCAGAAGATGCGGAACGCTGCGTACGTCGCGCCATCGAAGTGGGCTACCGACACATTGACACCGCAGCCATTTACCAAAACGAAGAAGCAGTAGGGAAAGCGATCCGCGACGCCATCGCTGCTGGTGACGTCACCCGCGATGAAATCTTTGTTACCTCCAAGCTGTGGCACAACCAGCAGGGAGAGGACACTGCTACTGGCTTCCACCAGACCCTGGAACGCCTCGGCCTTGACTATCTTGACCTGTACCTCATCCACTGGCCCTGGGCGTCCGCAGACCGGTATGCCCAATCTTTCGAGAACATGGCAAAGATCCAGGGGATGGGCACTGTCCAGTCCATCGGTGTATCTAATTTTTACCCACAGGTGCTCGATGATCTGATCGAGCGCACCGGCGTGGTCCCGGTATGCAACCAAATTGAGTTGCACCCTGGCTTTTCCCAGCAGGAGCTGCGTGAGTATCACTCGAAACACAAAATTGTCACCTCAGCGTGGTCCCCGTTGGGGTCGGGAAAGATCATCGACCTTCCGGAAGTTACTGACATTGCAACGGAGACCGGCAAGACGAATGCGCAGGTTATCCTGCGGTGGAACCTGCAGCTCGGAAACATGGTGCTGCCACGTTCCAGTAATGACGAGCGGATCGCGGAAAACTTTGAGATCTTTGACTTTGAGTTATCCCCAGCCCAGATGGCGGTGCTGAGCGACCTTGATCGCAGCGAAGAACACGGTCGCCTGGGCGCTGCCCCAATGACCTTCCCAGAACCACTCGAGGAGAACAACTAG
- a CDS encoding helix-turn-helix transcriptional regulator encodes MSPAKKPTKPIFNRIRLLRTERGLSRAQLAEIIGVNVQTVGALERSDHYPSLDLAMNLSEAFQLPIEAIFSRTEFTPMSTQIYQEK; translated from the coding sequence ATGAGCCCAGCAAAGAAACCTACAAAACCAATATTTAACCGGATCCGATTACTCAGAACCGAGCGTGGGCTCTCCCGGGCCCAACTTGCTGAGATCATCGGAGTCAACGTTCAAACGGTCGGCGCATTGGAACGAAGCGACCACTACCCCAGCCTCGACCTCGCAATGAACCTTTCAGAGGCATTCCAGCTCCCCATCGAAGCCATCTTCTCCCGCACGGAGTTCACCCCCATGTCCACGCAGATCTACCAGGAGAAATAG
- a CDS encoding carboxyl transferase domain-containing protein → MTRTSAHDLITEVLDPGSYISWDTPPEYGDISDDYRATLERAREKSGVDESVITGEGTIDGRRVATILSEFSFLGGSIGAATARRIIDGIHRATAQQLPLLISPSSGGTRMQEGTPAFALMVSITTAVYRHKDQHLPFLVYLRNPTTGGVMASWGSAGHFTFAEPDALLGFLGPRVVELTTGTPMPEGVQTGENLARCGVIDGVVSPKDLRASVKKINEVLLSTVPSQQPALPEVQPHEPESVWDAIQRTRRTDRPGVQDIVAKLRAKLIYLSGSGDGRRSPAVTVALAQLDGRPVVLIGQDRHQQPPLGEHPLGTEALRMARRGIALAHQLQLPLVSIIDTPGAELSQYAEEHGMAGSIARTLGELVELDVPTVSIILGQGCGGGALAMLPSDRVLAASNSWLSPLPPEGASAIIYRDTEHAPQMMEEQDVSASALLKAGIVDAIIPEIGDAADEPEAFIDRVLATVSHTLWELDHNPQRVGREKRFRHYEKLATLQ, encoded by the coding sequence ATGACTCGCACAAGCGCACATGACTTAATCACCGAAGTTCTCGACCCAGGTTCCTACATCAGTTGGGACACCCCTCCTGAGTACGGCGACATTTCCGACGACTACCGCGCCACCCTCGAGCGGGCCCGGGAAAAAAGCGGCGTGGATGAGTCCGTCATTACTGGTGAGGGGACGATTGATGGCCGTCGCGTAGCGACGATCCTCAGCGAATTCAGCTTCCTCGGCGGCTCCATCGGTGCCGCCACTGCACGCCGCATTATCGACGGCATCCACCGCGCAACCGCGCAGCAGCTACCGCTTCTCATCTCCCCCAGCTCCGGTGGCACCCGCATGCAGGAAGGCACCCCCGCTTTTGCACTCATGGTGTCTATCACCACCGCCGTTTACCGCCATAAGGATCAGCACCTTCCTTTCTTGGTCTATCTGCGCAACCCCACGACCGGTGGCGTGATGGCCTCGTGGGGTTCGGCAGGTCACTTCACTTTCGCCGAACCAGATGCACTGTTGGGTTTCCTGGGGCCACGAGTGGTGGAGCTCACCACGGGGACCCCGATGCCGGAGGGTGTCCAGACGGGCGAGAACCTGGCCCGGTGTGGTGTTATCGACGGTGTAGTCTCTCCAAAGGACCTACGCGCCTCAGTTAAGAAGATCAATGAGGTTCTGCTATCCACCGTGCCTTCTCAGCAACCCGCACTTCCCGAGGTGCAACCTCACGAGCCGGAGAGCGTGTGGGATGCCATCCAGCGGACCCGGCGTACTGATCGTCCTGGGGTGCAGGATATCGTCGCGAAGCTGCGTGCGAAGCTCATTTACCTTTCTGGCAGCGGTGATGGCCGACGTTCCCCTGCTGTGACGGTGGCCCTGGCCCAATTGGATGGCCGCCCTGTGGTACTCATTGGGCAAGATCGCCACCAGCAGCCGCCGCTGGGTGAGCACCCACTGGGAACCGAGGCACTGCGCATGGCCCGTCGTGGCATTGCGCTCGCGCACCAGCTCCAGCTGCCATTGGTGTCAATCATCGACACCCCTGGCGCAGAACTGTCCCAGTACGCAGAAGAACATGGCATGGCCGGATCCATCGCGCGCACCCTGGGTGAACTGGTGGAATTGGATGTACCCACTGTCTCCATCATCCTTGGCCAGGGCTGTGGCGGCGGTGCGCTCGCGATGCTGCCATCGGATCGGGTGCTGGCCGCAAGCAACTCGTGGCTCTCCCCGCTTCCCCCAGAAGGGGCGTCCGCGATCATCTACCGTGACACAGAACACGCACCACAGATGATGGAAGAACAGGATGTTTCCGCATCCGCACTGCTCAAGGCGGGAATTGTGGACGCTATCATCCCTGAGATTGGCGATGCCGCGGACGAGCCGGAGGCCTTTATCGACCGCGTTTTGGCCACCGTCAGCCACACTTTATGGGAACTGGATCACAATCCGCAGCGAGTTGGCCGAGAGAAGCGTTTCCGACACTACGAAAAGTTAGCGACGCTACAGTAG
- a CDS encoding NAD(P)-dependent malic enzyme, which translates to MISDQDIFDTHRGGKLTISSTRPLETTRDLSIAYTPGVARVCEAIHDDPALAREYTWAGKNVAVISDGTAVLGLGDIGPAAALPVMEGKAQLFGRFAGLNAIPIVLDTTDTDELFDTIVRLAPSFGAINLEDISAPRCFELERRLIKALEIPIMHDDQHGTAIVITAALRNACELLDRALSDLKVVITGAGAAGVATAKMLIAAGVRHIVMVDSRGIIHQDRSPLNTVKQELAAITNPEGITGGLEAAMLGADVFIGLSRGHVNEEQLQLMAPDPILFSLANPTPEIAPELAARYGAVVATGRSDLPNQINNVLAFPGIFKGALEAGATEISQTMKLAASRAIAEIAKENLDATHVVPSPLDPRVAPAVAKAVKAAALA; encoded by the coding sequence ATGATCAGCGACCAGGATATCTTTGACACGCACCGCGGGGGCAAGCTGACGATCTCTTCCACTCGCCCCCTCGAAACCACCCGCGATCTTTCGATCGCCTACACCCCAGGCGTAGCCCGGGTCTGCGAGGCGATCCACGACGATCCCGCGCTGGCACGCGAGTACACCTGGGCGGGAAAAAACGTCGCGGTCATTTCTGACGGCACCGCCGTCCTCGGCCTCGGCGACATCGGCCCTGCAGCCGCGCTCCCCGTCATGGAAGGCAAAGCGCAGCTATTCGGTCGTTTCGCCGGGCTCAACGCCATCCCGATTGTCCTGGACACCACCGACACCGACGAACTCTTCGATACGATCGTGCGCCTGGCCCCCTCTTTCGGCGCCATCAACCTCGAGGACATTTCTGCGCCCCGCTGCTTCGAACTGGAACGGCGCCTGATCAAAGCCCTCGAGATCCCCATCATGCACGATGACCAGCACGGCACCGCGATCGTCATCACCGCAGCGCTGCGCAACGCCTGCGAGCTGCTCGACCGCGCATTGAGCGACCTCAAGGTAGTCATCACCGGTGCGGGAGCGGCAGGCGTAGCGACGGCCAAAATGCTCATCGCCGCCGGCGTCCGCCATATCGTGATGGTGGATTCCCGGGGCATTATCCACCAGGATCGTTCGCCCCTGAACACGGTCAAGCAGGAACTAGCTGCCATCACCAACCCAGAGGGAATCACCGGCGGACTGGAGGCCGCTATGCTGGGCGCCGATGTGTTCATCGGCCTCTCCCGTGGCCACGTCAATGAAGAGCAGCTGCAGCTCATGGCCCCTGACCCGATCCTATTCTCGCTAGCGAACCCGACCCCGGAGATCGCGCCAGAACTCGCAGCCCGCTACGGCGCCGTCGTCGCCACTGGTCGCTCTGATCTGCCTAATCAGATCAACAACGTGCTCGCCTTCCCCGGCATTTTTAAGGGCGCGCTGGAAGCGGGGGCCACGGAGATTTCCCAGACCATGAAGCTCGCCGCCTCCCGCGCTATCGCGGAAATCGCTAAGGAAAACCTCGACGCGACACACGTGGTGCCGTCCCCGCTCGACCCGCGGGTGGCGCCGGCCGTGGCTAAGGCCGTGAAAGCAGCTGCGTTAGCGTAG